In Nitrospirota bacterium, a single genomic region encodes these proteins:
- a CDS encoding NAD(P)/FAD-dependent oxidoreductase: MSKINTVAIIGGGVSGLSAGGLLSQKGMRVKLFEANDKLGGCCANTDIDGYTFHDGALYLAFPGILEHVFERLGLDRSSLLPLRKIITMQTTTLPDGTVVSFGNGLEVTIRRKGEAKEGQLQKELDSMLKKWEPVRRLFADDILRHPFSWSRLIVKGWRHLPKFRGSVASEINNLFSDGAVRSAMSGVMLFSGMPPQKTPVLSILGLVAMLTEGFYLPEGGMGKIPEALSQSLMNNGGEIFLNSKADKIIIKNGRVHGLKVDGQGLVEVDAVISTASGMATFSSLLNDEDIPNGMRRKVQSAPLSHKALVIQLGLSNLVDVRSHSNSILPMIDDQYKVFMPDEDDVKWPVYTVPTVTMPELAPRGGSIIEVFPPIQQNIPADDWDTQKKERIVISAVRALSRIHDLDIAVKRVIGPKDFQDRMHLYKGAVYGLSPTADLRAYFPHDSPISGLFQAGQTTYPGYGVSSVAMSGILAAETVMRTEMM, translated from the coding sequence GTGAGCAAAATTAACACTGTGGCAATTATCGGCGGTGGTGTGTCGGGATTATCTGCCGGCGGATTACTTTCTCAAAAAGGGATGAGGGTGAAACTCTTTGAAGCCAATGATAAGCTGGGTGGCTGCTGTGCCAACACTGACATTGATGGGTACACTTTTCACGATGGCGCCCTGTATCTGGCCTTTCCCGGGATCCTGGAGCATGTATTTGAGAGATTAGGCCTTGACCGATCTTCGCTCCTGCCGTTACGGAAAATAATCACCATGCAGACGACGACTTTACCAGACGGCACCGTTGTGTCTTTCGGCAACGGGCTTGAAGTGACAATCAGAAGGAAAGGCGAGGCGAAAGAGGGGCAGCTCCAAAAAGAACTTGACAGCATGCTGAAAAAGTGGGAGCCAGTTCGCCGTCTCTTTGCAGACGATATTCTTCGCCACCCGTTCTCATGGTCGCGGCTTATTGTAAAGGGGTGGCGTCATCTGCCCAAATTCCGCGGGTCAGTTGCCTCGGAGATAAATAATCTCTTCAGCGACGGGGCAGTTCGTTCTGCAATGTCAGGCGTGATGCTCTTTTCCGGCATGCCACCTCAGAAAACACCGGTTCTATCCATCTTGGGGCTTGTTGCTATGCTTACGGAGGGATTTTACCTGCCTGAGGGAGGCATGGGAAAAATACCCGAAGCACTAAGCCAGTCTTTAATGAATAATGGCGGTGAAATATTCCTCAATTCGAAGGCGGACAAAATTATCATCAAGAATGGCCGTGTTCATGGGTTGAAAGTTGATGGGCAAGGTCTGGTTGAGGTTGATGCCGTAATATCAACGGCAAGCGGTATGGCTACTTTCAGTTCACTCCTGAATGATGAGGATATACCAAATGGTATGCGACGAAAGGTGCAGAGTGCTCCGTTGTCACACAAAGCATTGGTCATACAGTTGGGACTATCAAACCTTGTAGATGTGCGCAGCCATTCCAACAGCATACTTCCAATGATAGATGACCAATACAAAGTGTTTATGCCAGATGAGGATGATGTGAAATGGCCTGTTTACACAGTGCCTACGGTTACCATGCCGGAGCTGGCGCCTCGTGGTGGAAGCATCATCGAGGTGTTTCCCCCCATACAACAGAATATTCCAGCGGATGATTGGGACACTCAAAAAAAGGAAAGAATAGTCATATCTGCGGTCAGGGCGCTTTCTCGCATACACGACCTTGATATCGCGGTGAAACGGGTGATAGGTCCAAAGGATTTTCAGGATAGAATGCACCTTTACAAAGGGGCGGTCTACGGATTGTCACCAACCGCTGATCTCCGGGCATATTTCCCGCACGATTCTCCAATCAGCGGACTATTTCAGGCGGGACAGACCACATATCCAGGTTATGGTGTAAGTTCTGTAGCAATGTCTGGTATTTTAGCGGCAGAAACAGTGATGAGAACGGAGATGATGTGA
- a CDS encoding ABC transporter permease: protein MHAAIVIIIAAVVAKLKGIIPMNMKVRKVIGDFRVNPGRIVLVIFALIIGLWGVGSILVSYTILSRDLNENFIRINPLHVAITSKDFSRLDLAALKNRPEIETAEFRDFATLRIETHPDDWIPLWLFGVEDFNNFNLARIFDQKGNSGTTTPEDGAMLIERDGLRFSDLKAGSPARVRAGGRVVDVPVAGISFDPAQSPGTQDHLIYAYVNKKTYSEITGEAANQRLIIRFKNVKTKQEVQAAADGLVNYFKSLGIAVDAVKIPKFMEHPHQWQLNTLLFMEGSIGFLAFFLGAVLVSQLIAAILAKQIRQIGILKAIGASQFKVFQIYLAMVLVLGVISGVIAIPLAVKFGYAYAYFVADVLNFEVLTTSLPHHLYFYLIAASLLLPVLLSLPAILKGTRISVREALSDYGIQQDAVAKKSRIIDKLPLPRNLVLAFENTMRRKKRLAITVAAMALGVAIFSTGFNVQQSLNDLLSDVNNSMKHDVQVVLINQIPKEEALKYFSGIGNISRIETWNGGRGGMQSMVVSTDAGVGIIALPYNSDLLAFRSINGRWLSGPTEPEIVMNHEAAEIYDNPAIGSYHTLSVRGNQLKAKLVGIVEELEKPKIYMAQEQYDAFANPNHYVNSLMFVAKDKSYDKVIALKKDIEKAIEPSNLQVLYVMMQAERVKIIYDHLKIIFVTIVFFALLVLVVSAIGMASATSINIMERTREIGVLRAIGATPKIIYNLFVAEGMIVSVISIFFGLLLSWPLSIVASKFFGNLMLEVALRYSFSKIGFVITLIATLIFGWIASRIPARRAIKVSTREALTYE from the coding sequence ATGCATGCAGCCATTGTAATTATCATTGCGGCAGTCGTAGCTAAATTGAAAGGAATTATTCCCATGAACATGAAAGTTAGAAAAGTTATCGGCGATTTTCGGGTCAATCCGGGCCGCATAGTGCTTGTCATCTTTGCCTTAATAATCGGTCTCTGGGGAGTCGGGTCCATCCTTGTGTCGTATACAATCCTGAGTCGCGATCTAAATGAAAACTTTATCAGGATCAACCCTCTTCACGTTGCCATAACATCCAAAGATTTTAGTCGGCTGGATTTGGCGGCACTAAAAAACCGACCGGAGATTGAGACGGCTGAATTCAGGGATTTTGCCACGCTGAGGATCGAGACGCACCCGGATGACTGGATACCATTGTGGTTATTCGGCGTGGAAGATTTCAATAATTTTAATCTAGCGCGAATTTTTGACCAAAAAGGCAACAGTGGGACTACGACACCCGAAGACGGGGCTATGTTAATCGAACGTGACGGACTTCGCTTCTCTGATTTGAAGGCCGGTTCTCCTGCACGCGTTCGTGCAGGCGGCAGGGTCGTTGATGTTCCGGTTGCTGGCATCAGTTTTGATCCAGCCCAGTCGCCGGGCACACAAGACCACTTGATTTATGCGTATGTGAATAAAAAGACGTACTCGGAAATTACCGGCGAGGCAGCCAACCAGCGATTGATCATTCGTTTTAAGAATGTAAAAACAAAACAAGAAGTTCAGGCTGCCGCAGACGGTCTTGTTAATTATTTTAAATCTCTGGGTATAGCAGTTGATGCAGTTAAGATACCTAAATTTATGGAGCATCCCCACCAGTGGCAGTTAAACACCCTGCTGTTTATGGAGGGGAGCATCGGTTTCCTTGCGTTTTTTTTGGGCGCTGTGCTGGTTTCTCAATTAATAGCGGCTATCCTGGCTAAGCAAATACGGCAAATCGGCATTCTCAAGGCCATCGGTGCATCGCAGTTCAAAGTCTTTCAAATCTATTTGGCGATGGTATTGGTCTTAGGAGTTATATCCGGCGTGATTGCAATACCGCTTGCGGTCAAGTTTGGCTATGCATACGCTTACTTTGTGGCGGATGTCCTTAATTTCGAAGTCCTTACCACATCCCTGCCGCATCATTTGTATTTTTATCTCATAGCCGCGAGCCTGTTGCTGCCGGTCTTACTGTCCCTTCCGGCTATTTTAAAAGGGACGAGGATATCGGTCCGCGAAGCGTTAAGCGATTACGGCATTCAACAGGACGCGGTCGCGAAAAAGTCCAGGATCATTGATAAATTGCCGCTTCCGAGAAATCTCGTATTGGCCTTCGAGAATACCATGCGCCGCAAAAAACGTCTTGCGATTACGGTAGCTGCTATGGCCCTCGGCGTGGCGATTTTTAGCACAGGGTTCAATGTGCAGCAATCCCTCAATGACCTCCTGTCGGACGTGAACAACAGTATGAAACATGATGTCCAGGTGGTGTTGATCAACCAGATACCGAAAGAAGAGGCGCTGAAATATTTTAGCGGCATTGGCAACATAAGCCGGATAGAAACATGGAATGGCGGCCGCGGCGGAATGCAATCCATGGTCGTCTCAACGGATGCCGGAGTAGGAATCATCGCCCTTCCTTACAACAGTGATCTCCTTGCCTTCAGGTCCATCAATGGGCGCTGGCTGAGCGGTCCGACCGAGCCTGAGATAGTGATGAACCATGAGGCGGCAGAGATTTACGATAATCCGGCAATCGGCAGTTATCATACGTTGAGCGTCAGGGGGAACCAATTAAAGGCAAAGCTGGTCGGGATCGTTGAAGAACTTGAAAAGCCGAAGATTTATATGGCCCAGGAGCAGTATGATGCCTTCGCCAATCCGAACCACTATGTCAACAGCTTGATGTTTGTCGCCAAGGACAAAAGCTATGACAAGGTAATAGCCCTGAAAAAGGATATAGAGAAGGCGATTGAACCGTCCAACCTGCAAGTTCTCTATGTGATGATGCAGGCGGAGCGGGTAAAAATTATTTACGACCACTTGAAAATAATTTTCGTGACAATCGTTTTCTTTGCCTTGCTGGTGCTGGTTGTCAGCGCCATAGGAATGGCATCGGCCACGAGCATTAATATCATGGAGAGGACCCGTGAGATTGGCGTGCTGAGGGCAATCGGCGCCACTCCTAAAATCATCTACAATCTGTTTGTTGCCGAAGGAATGATAGTGAGCGTTATCAGTATTTTCTTTGGATTGTTATTATCGTGGCCGCTCAGTATTGTTGCTTCAAAGTTTTTCGGCAACTTAATGCTGGAAGTCGCGCTTCGTTATTCATTTAGCAAGATCGGCTTTGTGATAACCCTGATTGCAACTTTAATTTTCGGCTGGATAGCCAGCCGTATTCCGGCGCGCAGGGCAATTAAGGTATCGACCCGGGAAGCACTGACGTATGAGTAG
- a CDS encoding PadR family transcriptional regulator, whose product MSTIDLIILGFLLDRPMNAYELASFITEKQIGRFLKISAPAIYKSCKRLYAAGFLDGEAVKKSGLPEKTVYRINKKGRERFLALMERFSSHFAPFLLDCNAFIWNIEKVEKKHGLKMLRNLRDELSALNQWIPQHEKEESDNLSFAAKAIIKQYRMTISALLRWSEEVIMDYNKLK is encoded by the coding sequence ATGTCAACAATCGATTTAATCATTCTGGGTTTTCTGTTAGACAGGCCGATGAATGCTTATGAGCTCGCTTCCTTTATAACTGAAAAACAAATTGGCCGATTTCTGAAAATTAGTGCTCCTGCTATATATAAAAGTTGTAAACGCCTTTATGCAGCTGGGTTTTTAGATGGAGAGGCGGTTAAGAAAAGCGGTCTGCCTGAAAAAACTGTTTACAGGATCAATAAAAAGGGGAGGGAAAGGTTTCTTGCCTTAATGGAACGTTTCTCATCGCATTTTGCGCCCTTCCTTTTAGATTGTAATGCTTTCATCTGGAACATTGAAAAGGTCGAAAAAAAACATGGCCTAAAAATGCTAAGGAATCTAAGGGATGAATTATCTGCTCTCAATCAATGGATCCCTCAGCATGAAAAAGAAGAATCTGACAATCTGTCTTTTGCAGCCAAGGCGATTATTAAACAATATCGCATGACAATTTCAGCGCTTCTCAGATGGAGTGAAGAGGTTATCATGGATTATAACAAATTAAAATAG
- a CDS encoding methylenetetrahydrofolate reductase, whose translation MAGELYKSIERARELQEAEGIKITVELIHQVLETPSVKGVHIQAIEWETAIADILKAAGLYPRPDIKDA comes from the coding sequence ATAGCAGGCGAACTTTATAAAAGCATTGAAAGGGCGCGTGAACTGCAGGAGGCCGAAGGGATAAAGATAACTGTAGAGCTCATCCATCAGGTCCTTGAGACCCCCAGCGTAAAGGGTGTGCATATCCAGGCCATTGAATGGGAAACCGCAATTGCAGATATCCTCAAGGCGGCGGGGCTTTACCCAAGGCCGGACATCAAGGATGCGTAA
- a CDS encoding tetratricopeptide repeat protein yields MKKLIFIVLMVFALSAVYDISFAAENSEYSKALKYYNSKKFKEAVELLKEQEQKNPTPSGYYLLGYSLYKLGKFEEANEYFKEAYLLDPDFSLEKAGLIKKTPEAKPEEAEKPPVSEAKEKQPQKPEAAKDAKEKSATAAAEKKPSAQEPLKVEPQKVEPLKPMQPPAGFPTFPKPGKEMPGVSPQMLTAMLASFGIVILAIVAIWVVYYLLCLFLIAKKLAIPAPWTAWIPVVNLWTIVTCAGKPWWWIFLLFIPLANFLIYIYLWMCISENRGKSKWLGLLLLIPPADLVLYGILAFSKGAEKTGMIEDMP; encoded by the coding sequence ATGAAAAAGCTTATTTTTATTGTCCTTATGGTTTTTGCCTTATCTGCTGTATATGACATAAGCTTTGCAGCGGAAAACTCAGAATATTCAAAGGCTCTTAAATATTACAACAGCAAAAAATTCAAAGAGGCTGTTGAGCTTTTAAAAGAGCAGGAGCAAAAGAATCCAACCCCGTCAGGCTATTACCTGCTTGGCTATTCGCTTTATAAGCTCGGAAAATTTGAAGAGGCTAATGAATACTTTAAAGAGGCATACCTGCTTGACCCTGATTTTTCGCTTGAAAAAGCCGGGCTGATAAAGAAAACGCCTGAGGCTAAACCTGAAGAGGCAGAAAAGCCGCCTGTCTCTGAAGCAAAGGAAAAGCAGCCTCAAAAACCTGAAGCTGCAAAAGATGCAAAGGAAAAATCGGCAACTGCCGCTGCGGAAAAGAAACCATCTGCACAAGAGCCACTGAAAGTTGAGCCGCAAAAAGTCGAGCCGTTAAAACCAATGCAGCCTCCTGCGGGATTCCCAACATTCCCGAAACCCGGGAAGGAAATGCCCGGAGTTTCTCCTCAGATGTTGACTGCTATGCTTGCAAGTTTCGGAATTGTCATACTTGCAATTGTTGCAATTTGGGTAGTCTATTATCTGCTCTGTCTGTTCCTTATCGCCAAAAAACTTGCCATCCCTGCGCCGTGGACAGCATGGATTCCAGTTGTCAACCTTTGGACTATCGTTACCTGTGCAGGAAAACCATGGTGGTGGATATTCCTTCTGTTCATCCCGCTCGCAAATTTTTTAATATACATATACCTCTGGATGTGCATATCGGAGAACCGCGGCAAAAGCAAGTGGTTAGGGCTCTTATTACTTATACCGCCTGCTGACCTTGTGCTTTACGGCATACTCGCATTTTCAAAGGGAGCGGAAAAGACAGGCATGATTGAAGACATGCCATAG
- a CDS encoding ABC transporter ATP-binding protein, whose product MSNFIQFNHVSRWFESASGHFDALKNIDLHIEQGKHVAIVGKSGSGKSTLLNMLTGIDHPSQGTVKINSTDVHTLNESRLAKWRGENVGIVFQFFQLIPTLSIRENLLLAMDFVGSIPKNERNNRAEALLAQVGILQHADKLPAALSGGEQQRAAIARALANDPPILVADEPTGNLDSKTTEAIQRLFADLVKNGKTVIVVTHENISNSEYSRIISLSDGAVVSDRKN is encoded by the coding sequence ATGTCAAATTTTATTCAGTTCAATCATGTTTCCAGGTGGTTCGAGTCGGCGTCAGGCCACTTTGACGCTCTGAAGAACATTGACCTCCATATCGAACAGGGGAAGCATGTGGCGATTGTCGGCAAGTCGGGGAGTGGCAAATCCACCCTGCTCAATATGTTGACAGGCATTGACCATCCCAGCCAGGGAACCGTCAAGATTAATTCCACCGATGTCCACACATTGAACGAAAGCCGCTTGGCAAAGTGGCGGGGAGAGAATGTCGGCATAGTCTTTCAGTTCTTTCAGCTTATTCCAACCCTCAGCATCCGGGAAAACCTGCTGCTGGCCATGGACTTCGTCGGTAGCATTCCAAAGAATGAGCGCAACAATCGGGCTGAGGCGCTGCTTGCGCAGGTAGGCATCTTGCAGCATGCAGACAAGCTGCCTGCCGCATTGTCCGGCGGGGAGCAGCAGCGGGCCGCCATTGCCCGCGCGCTGGCCAATGACCCGCCGATTCTGGTGGCGGACGAACCTACCGGGAATTTAGACAGCAAGACCACCGAGGCCATTCAAAGACTGTTTGCCGATCTGGTAAAAAACGGTAAAACGGTCATTGTGGTGACACACGAAAACATATCCAATTCTGAATACAGCCGTATCATATCGCTTAGCGACGGAGCGGTTGTAAGCGACAGAAAGAATTAA
- a CDS encoding DMT family protein, whose amino-acid sequence MPVIAKTTLLLILSNVFMTFAWYAHLKNLNNKAWYIAAMASWSIASVEYLLQVPANRIGYTEMNLSQLKILQEVVTLSVFIPFAVFYMDQPVKMNYLWAGLCLMGAVYFIFKG is encoded by the coding sequence ATGCCGGTTATTGCAAAAACAACTTTACTGCTTATCCTTTCAAATGTGTTCATGACATTTGCGTGGTATGCCCATCTGAAAAACCTTAACAACAAGGCATGGTATATAGCTGCGATGGCAAGCTGGAGCATAGCATCCGTTGAATACCTGCTTCAGGTTCCGGCAAACCGCATAGGATATACTGAGATGAACCTTTCACAGCTTAAGATACTTCAGGAAGTCGTAACACTCTCTGTCTTTATTCCTTTTGCGGTCTTTTACATGGACCAGCCTGTTAAGATGAATTACCTCTGGGCAGGACTCTGCCTTATGGGCGCGGTTTATTTCATATTCAAGGGTTGA
- a CDS encoding threonine ammonia-lyase: MVNLKDLQGALKNIQPFIHKTPLIFSNSFSKLIDAEVYLKAENLQKTGSFKVRGAFNKLTGIKGGKVITASMGNHAQGVAFAANALGIHAKIVMPVTSPIVKQEATKSYGAEVVLHGETFSDALVHALSQKDYTFIHAFDDEKVIAGQGTVGIEIIEDLKDIDFVIIPVGGGGLISGIAAAVKALSPQTRIIGVQTESATSAYDSFKSKKISDKLPSPTLADGIAVGRIGEKAFEIMNKYVDEVLLVKEDSIAMAILLFLERKKLVVEGAGAVPLAALIENKDKFKGRKIVLVVSGGNIDFTLIDRIIHKGLVSSGRIGVFEVVVDDIPGSLHYVTGVIASHRGNVLSVVHDRLAGDLSVGKTKVVFTVEVKGREHLDEILSDLEIKGFGVRRYK; encoded by the coding sequence ATGGTTAATCTGAAGGACCTTCAGGGTGCCCTTAAGAATATTCAGCCTTTCATCCACAAGACTCCTCTAATCTTTTCGAATTCATTCAGCAAACTTATTGACGCGGAGGTTTATCTTAAGGCGGAAAACCTTCAGAAGACAGGATCTTTTAAGGTGAGAGGCGCGTTCAATAAACTGACCGGCATCAAGGGCGGCAAGGTGATAACTGCGTCAATGGGCAATCATGCTCAGGGTGTTGCGTTTGCTGCAAATGCCCTCGGAATTCACGCCAAGATAGTCATGCCGGTAACATCTCCCATAGTAAAGCAGGAGGCGACAAAAAGCTATGGAGCAGAGGTTGTCCTTCACGGAGAAACTTTTAGCGACGCATTAGTCCATGCGCTTTCACAGAAAGATTATACGTTTATACATGCTTTTGATGATGAAAAGGTCATTGCAGGGCAGGGGACTGTCGGCATTGAGATTATAGAGGATTTAAAAGACATAGATTTTGTAATTATTCCTGTCGGAGGAGGCGGGCTTATCTCAGGCATAGCTGCTGCTGTTAAGGCATTGTCCCCACAAACAAGGATTATAGGCGTCCAGACAGAATCCGCAACATCAGCGTATGATTCGTTCAAGAGCAAAAAAATATCTGACAAGCTGCCCTCGCCAACACTCGCTGATGGAATCGCTGTAGGAAGGATAGGAGAAAAGGCATTTGAGATAATGAATAAATATGTTGATGAAGTGCTCCTCGTGAAAGAAGACTCAATTGCAATGGCAATACTGCTCTTTCTTGAACGGAAAAAACTTGTTGTTGAAGGAGCAGGCGCAGTGCCATTGGCAGCATTGATAGAAAATAAGGATAAATTTAAAGGCAGGAAAATAGTCCTTGTTGTCAGTGGCGGCAACATAGATTTCACGCTTATCGACAGGATAATCCACAAAGGGCTTGTATCAAGCGGAAGGATAGGGGTCTTTGAGGTTGTTGTTGATGACATTCCGGGAAGCCTGCATTACGTGACCGGAGTCATAGCGTCTCACAGGGGCAATGTGCTGAGTGTTGTCCATGACAGGCTTGCAGGCGATCTGTCTGTAGGCAAGACCAAAGTTGTATTCACAGTGGAGGTAAAAGGCAGGGAGCATCTGGATGAGATACTTTCTGACCTTGAGATAAAAGGGTTCGGAGTGAGAAGATATAAATGA
- a CDS encoding radical SAM protein, with the protein MDTIEKLKILSNDSQYDLACACGTNKDDRRRRGLDGKWLYPVTLPNGGYSILLKTLLSNACSNDCKYCPLRSENSVRRCTLRPEEVANIFMEYLRKKKVFGLFLSSGVIGNPDYTMDRINAVARILRYKHNFKGYIHLKVIPGASDAAIEDSMKLASAVSLNIEAPGKKRFDLLSDKKDYINDIVRPLKLMARLTMQVQRFSRVKCTTQFIVGASDEPDSEIIESMFGIYKRLKFQRVYFSAYQKGLGHPDIPGEKRLLPDTQNIFMREHRLYQTDFLIRRYGFKNEDIVFDKSGNLSLDKDPKQIWADTHPEFYPIKINIADKEALLRVPGLGLESVARILKARRERKIFGIEDLGIKGRRAEKIKQYAVCG; encoded by the coding sequence ATGGACACGATAGAAAAGCTTAAAATCCTTTCAAATGATTCGCAATATGACCTCGCCTGCGCTTGCGGAACCAATAAAGATGACCGCAGAAGGAGGGGGCTTGACGGCAAATGGCTCTATCCCGTAACGCTTCCAAATGGCGGTTATTCCATACTTTTGAAGACCCTTCTTTCCAACGCCTGTTCAAACGACTGCAAATATTGCCCCCTGCGGTCTGAAAACAGCGTGCGTCGCTGTACGCTCCGGCCCGAGGAAGTCGCAAATATTTTTATGGAATATTTGAGAAAGAAAAAAGTTTTTGGGTTGTTTTTGAGTTCAGGTGTCATCGGTAATCCGGATTACACGATGGACAGGATCAATGCGGTTGCGCGCATTCTGAGATACAAGCATAATTTCAAGGGCTACATCCATCTGAAAGTCATTCCCGGGGCCTCGGATGCCGCCATAGAAGATTCCATGAAACTCGCAAGCGCAGTGTCGCTCAATATTGAAGCTCCGGGCAAAAAGCGCTTTGACCTGCTTTCAGATAAAAAGGATTATATCAATGATATCGTCCGCCCCTTAAAGCTCATGGCAAGGCTCACAATGCAGGTTCAGAGGTTTTCAAGGGTTAAATGCACCACCCAGTTTATCGTCGGAGCATCGGACGAGCCTGACTCGGAGATTATAGAATCAATGTTCGGCATCTACAAGCGGCTTAAATTTCAGCGTGTCTATTTTTCAGCTTATCAGAAAGGCTTGGGGCATCCCGACATTCCGGGGGAGAAGCGATTGCTTCCAGATACTCAAAACATATTCATGCGTGAGCACCGGCTGTATCAGACTGATTTTCTTATTCGCAGGTACGGCTTTAAAAATGAGGATATTGTTTTTGACAAAAGCGGCAACCTGAGTCTTGATAAAGACCCAAAGCAGATATGGGCAGATACGCATCCTGAATTTTATCCCATAAAAATCAACATCGCGGATAAAGAGGCTCTGCTCAGAGTCCCCGGACTCGGGCTTGAGTCGGTAGCGCGGATTTTAAAGGCAAGGCGTGAGAGAAAAATCTTCGGCATTGAGGATTTAGGGATAAAAGGCAGAAGGGCTGAGAAGATAAAGCAATATGCAGTTTGCGGGTAA